In Musa acuminata AAA Group cultivar baxijiao chromosome BXJ2-8, Cavendish_Baxijiao_AAA, whole genome shotgun sequence, one genomic interval encodes:
- the LOC135619434 gene encoding DELLA protein SLR1-like, with protein MKRERQETVEAAETEDEKGKARMDADDGGVDELLAALGYKIRSTEMADVAQKLEQLEMAMGSSVAANDDALLSHLASDAVHYNPSDVSTWVDTILSEFNAPSLPLPPPPLSPAPLQHHFNLPPDGTEQNSTITTVDVPSGPRCPADAYHLESLHAPAVAGRFVYGSDTQYEVSPSSRDRKRMKLCSSPPSSSSTTDAATSPAVLPVVVVDTQESGIRLVHALMACAEAVQQDNLKAADALVKQITVLATSQGGAMRKVAGYFAEALARRIYRPQPARNLSRSTLDFPAFDDMLHQHFYESCPNLKFAHFTANQAILEAFAGCRRVHVVDFGMREGLQWPALLQALALRPGGPPSFRLTGIGPPQPDHSDALQEVGWKLAQFADTIRVDFRYRGFVAASLADLEPYMLLGPVASDRDGEEEPEAVAVNSVFELHRLLARQGALEKVLGTIRAMRPRIVTVVEQEANHNGETFLERFTEALHYYSTMFDSLEGGVSAAPDAAGGGGRRDQAMSEVYLGRQICNVVACEGADRTERHEALAQWRVRMGRAGFEPVPIGSNAFKQASMLLALFAGGDGYRVEEKDGSLTLGWHTRPLITTSAWRIASAAC; from the coding sequence ATGAAACGAGAACGTCAAGAGACCGTCGAGGCGGCGGAGACGGAGGACGAGAAGGGGAAGGCGAGGATGGACGCCGACGATGGTGGTGTTGATGAGCTGCTGGCGGCGCTGGGGTACAAGATACGGTCGACGGAGATGGCCGACGTCGCGCAGAAGCTGGAGCAGCTGGAGATGGCCATGGGGAGCAGCGTCGCAGCCAACGACGATGCCCTCCTCTCCCACCTCGCCTCCGACGCCGTCCACTATAACCCCTCCGACGTATCCACCTGGGTCGATACCATCCTCTCCGAGTTCAATGCCccttctctccctctccccccGCCTCCGCTGTCCCCCGCTCCCCTCCAACACCACTTCAATCTTCCCCCTGACGGAACAGAGCAAAATTCCACCATCACCACCGTGGACGTCCCCTCCGGCCCCCGCTGCCCGGCCGACGCCTACCACCTCGAGTCACTTCACGCTCCCGCTGTCGCAGGCCGTTTCGTGTATGGGTCCGACACCCAGTACGAGGTCTCCCCGTCCTCGAGAGATCGGAAGAGGATGAAGCTCTGCAGCTCTCCTCCCTCGTCGTCGTCGACAACGGATGCGGCGACATCACCGGCGGTGCTGCCGGTGGTGGTGGTTGACACGCAGGAGTCCGGGATCCGCCTCGTCCATGCCTTGATGGCGTGCGCAGAGGCGGTGCAGCAGGACAACCTGAAGGCAGCCGACGCCCTGGTGAAGCAGATCACGGTGCTGGCTACGTCGCAGGGAGGCGCGATGCGCAAGGTCGCAGGATACTTCGCCGAGGCCCTCGCACGCCGCATCTACCGGCCGCAGCCCGCCCGGAACTTGAGCCGATCTACCCTCGACTTCCCGGCCTTCGACGACATGCTCCACCAACACTTCTACGAGAGTTGCCCCAACCTCAAGTTCGCCCACTTCACCGCCAACCAGGCGATCCTCGAGGCGTTCGCCGGATGCCGCCGCGTCCACGTAGTCGACTTCGGGATGCGGGAGGGACTGCAGTGGCCGGCCCTCCTCCAGGCCCTCGCCCTCCGCCCCGGTGGCCCGCCCTCGTTCCGCCTCACCGGCATAGGACCGCCGCAACCCGACCACTCGGACGCCTTGCAGGAGGTGGGATGGAAGCTCGCCCAGTTCGCCGATACCATCCGCGTCGACTTCCGCTACCGCGGCTTCGTGGCCGCCAGCCTCGCGGACCTGGAGCCCTACATGCTGCTCGGCCCGGTCGCCAGCGACAGAGATGGCGAGGAGGAGCCGGAGGCGGTGGCAGTGAACTCGGTGTTTGAGTTGCACCGGCTGCTGGCGCGTCAAGGGGCACTCGAGAAGGTGCTGGGGACGATCCGGGCGATGCGGCCGCGGATCGTGACTGTGGTGGAGCAGGAGGCGAACCACAACGGAGAGACGTTCCTAGAGCGCTTCACGGAGGCGCTGCACTACTACTCGACCATGTTTGACTCGCTGGAGGGCGGGGTCTCGGCGGCGCCGGACGCGGCCGGTGGCGGCGGGCGGCGGGACCAGGCGATGTCGGAGGTGTACCTGGGTCGGCAGATCTGCAACGTGGTGGCCTGCGAGGGGGCGGATCGGACGGAGAGGCACGAGGCGCTGGCCCAGTGGCGGGTACGGATGGGCCGCGCCGGCTTCGAGCCCGTCCCGATCGGCTCCAACGCCTTCAAGCAGGCGAGTATGCTTCTCGCCCTCTTCGCCGGTGGCGACGGCTACCGGGTTGAGGAGAAGGACGGCTCCCTCACCCTCGGCTGGCACACTCGCCCCCTCATCACCACCTCCGCCTGGCGCATCGCCTCCGCCGCCTGCTGA